In Indicator indicator isolate 239-I01 chromosome 29, UM_Iind_1.1, whole genome shotgun sequence, the following are encoded in one genomic region:
- the RHBDF2 gene encoding inactive rhomboid protein 2 produces MSGGDKNGGSHSSSSRLQSKKPPNLSIVIPPREAEEEGTQKEVRSLPPSRVPIYRKSKSLQEPRWERRPGFRRQTSLSQSIRKGTAQWFGISGDWEGKRQQWQRKSLQHCSLRYGKLKPAYRDMELPSQEVPSFQGTESPKPAKMPKIVDPLARGRPFRHPDETDRPHTPHHVLPPLTPGVVSLASFNSIRSGHGRLPRRKRESVAHMSFKAAAALLRGRSVLEPLAPKQRSNKRSFLFPSFMDEDMVDAADTLDSSFFSKASTTYSMPDDVFESPPLSATYLRMHPVGDDARVSPEGVRLPSAASGTAPRRGRRIASKVKHFAFDRKKRYYGLGVVGKWLNRTYRRSLSSIVQSQLEMTDSHRPYFTYWITFVHILITLLVIGTYGIAPIGFTQHVTTELVLRNKGVYESVKYIQQENFWIGPSSIDLIHLGAKFSPCIRKDRQVERLIQRERDRERGSGCCVQNDNSGCIQTLPQDCSETLATFIKWPGANAPAMGSGEKRTSGAVCHQDPRTCEEPASNPPHVWPDDITKWPICTYETKTNHTGFAHLDCQIKGRPCCIGTKGSCEITTREYCEFMHGYFHEEATLCSQVHCLDEVCGLLPFLNPEVPDQFYRLWLSLFLHAGIIHCLVSVTFQMTVLRDLEKLAGWHRISIIFILSGITGNLASAIFLPYRAEVGPAGSQFGLLACLFVELFQSWQVLEKPWKAFLNLFGIVLFLFICGLLPWIDNIAHLFGFLSGLLLSFAFLPYITFGTVDKYRKRAMIIVSLLVFLGLFASLVVWLYVYPVNWRWVESLTCLPFTSKFCEKYELEQVLH; encoded by the exons ATGTCAGGCGGTGACAAGAATGGGGGCagccactccagcagcagccgcCTGCAGAGCAAGAAGCCTCCCAACCTCTCCATCGTCATCCCACCtcgggaggcagaggaggagggcaCCCAGAAAGAGGTGA GGAGCCTCCCC ccctccAGGGTCCCCATCTACCGCAAGAGCAAGAGCCTGCAGGAGCCCCGCTGGGAGCGGCGGCCTGGCTTCCGCCGGCAGACCTCCCTGTCCCAGAGCATCCGCAA GGGCACGGCGCAATGGTTCGGCATCAGCGGCGACTGGGAGGGGAAGCGGCAGCAGTGGCAGCGCAAgagtctgcagcactgcagcctgagGTACGGGAAGCTGAAGCCTGCCTATCGCGACATGGAGCTGCCCAGCCAGGAGGTGCCCTCCTTCCAAGGCACCGAGTCACCCAAGCCTGCCAAGATGCCCAAG ATCGTGGACCCGCTGGCCAGAGGCCGTCCCTTCCGCCACCCCGATGAGACTGACCggccccacaccccccaccacgTCCTGCCCCCGCTCACCCCTGGCGTCGTCTCCTTGGCATCCTTCAACAGCATCCGCTCCGGCCACGGCCGCCTGCCACGCAGGAAGAGGGAATCTGTTGCCCACATGAGCttcaaggcagctgcagcccttcTCCGT GGACGCTCTGTCCTGGAGCCGCTGGCTCCCAAGCAGAGGAGCAACAAGAGGAGCTTCCTGTTCCCCAGCTTCATGGATGAGGACATGGTGGATGCTGCTGATACCCTGGACTCTTCCTTCTTCAGTAAGGCAAGCACT ACGTACTCCATGCCCGACGATGTCTTCGAGTCACCGCCCCTGTCAGCCACCTATCTCCGCATGCACCCGGTGGGGGATGATGCCAGGGTGTCCCCCGAG ggtgTCCGGCTGCCGTCGGCTGCCAGCGGCACGGCGCCGCGGCGCGGCCGGCGCATCGCCTCCAAGGTCAAGCACTTCGCCTTCGACCGCAAGAAACGCTACTACGGGCTGGGGGTGGTGGGCAAGTGGCTGAACAGGACCTACCGCCGCAGCCTCAGCAGCATCGTGCAGTCCCAGCTGGAGATGACCGACAGCCACCG GCCGTATTTCACCTACTGGATCACCTTTGTCCACATCCTCATCACCTTGCTGGTCATCGGCACCTACGGCATCGCTCCCATCGGCTTCACCCAGCACGTGACGACAGAGTTA GTGCTGAGGAACAAGGGTGTCTATGAGAGCGTCAAGTACATCCAGCAGGAAAACTTCTGGATTGGGCCCAGCTCG ATCGACCTGATCCACCTGGGAGCCAAGTTCTCCCCCTGCATCCGGAAGGACCGGCAGGTGGAGCGGCTGATCCAGCGGGAGCGGGACCGGGAGCGTGGCTCCGGCTGCTGCGTCCAGAATGACAACTCAGGCTGCATCCAGACCCTGCCACAGGACTGCTCG GAGACTCTGGCAACGTTCATCAAGTGGCCAGGCGCCAATGCACCGGCCATGGGCTCGGGTGAGAAGAGGACATCAGGGGCTGTGTGTCACCAGGACCCCAG GACCTGTGAGGAGCCAGCATCCAACCCACCTCATGTGTGGCCAGACGACATCACTAAGTGGCCA ATCTGCACCTATGAgaccaaaaccaaccacacaGGCTTTGCCCACCTGGACTGCCAGATAAAGGGCAGGCCCTGCTGCATTGGCACCAAGGGCAG ctgtgaGATCACCACGCGGGAGTACTGCGAGTTCATGCATGGCTACTTCCACGAGGAGGCCACGCTCTGCTCAcag GTGCACTGCCTGGACGAGGTCTGTGGCCTCCTGCCCTTCCTCAACCCGGAGGTCCCTGACCAGTTCTACCGCCTGTGGCTGTCCCTGTTCCTGCACGCTGG CATCATCCACTGCCTGGTGTCGGTGACTTTCCAGATGacagtgctgagggacctggagaagcTGGCAGGCTGGCATCGCATCTCCATCATTTTTATCCTCAGTGGCATCACAGGCAACCTGGCCAGTGCCATCTTCCTGCCATACCGGGCAGAG GTGGGTCCTGCTGGATCCCAGTTCGGCTTGCTGGCCTGCCTCTTCGTGGAGCTCTTCCAGAGCTGGCAAGTGCTGGAGAAACCCTGGAAAGCCTTCCTCAACCTCTTCGGCATcgtcctcttcctcttcatctgcGGCCTCTTGCCGTGGATCGATAACATCGCTCACCTCTTCGGCTTCCTCAGCGGCCTCCTGCTCTCCTTCGCCTTCCTGCCCTACATCACCTTCGGCACGGTGGACAAGTACCGCAAGCGAGCCATGATCATCGTCTCCTTGCTGGTCTTCCTGGGGCTCTTCGCCTCCCTGGTGGTCTGGCTCTACGTCTACCCCGTGAACTGGCGCTGGGTGGAGTCCCTCACCTGCCTGCCCTTCACCAGCAAGTTCTGTGAGAAGTacgagctggagcaggtcctgcaCTGA
- the AANAT gene encoding serotonin N-acetyltransferase, translating to MSVLSALPFLKPVHLRSPRSSPGGQRRHTLPASEFRCLSPEDAVSVFEIEREAFISVSGDCPLHLDEIRHFLNLCPELSLGWFEEGRLVAFIIGSLWDQERLRQEALTLHKPRGTAVHIHVLAVHRTFRQQGKGSILMWRYLQYLRCLPCARRALLMCEDFLVPFYQKCGFEVLGPCQVTVGGMAFVEMQHSVRGHAFMRRNSGC from the exons atgtCGGTGCTCAGCGCGTTGCCGTTCCTGAAGCCTGTTCACCTGCGGTCCCCCCGCAGCTCCCCCGGGGGCCAGCGCCGGCACACGCTGCCTGCCAGCGAGTTCCGCTGCCTCAGCCCCGAGGACGCCGTCAGCGTCTTCGAGATCGAGAGGGAAG CCTTCATCTCTGTCTCTGGGGACTGTCCCCTGCACCTGGACGAGATCCGCCACTTTCTGAACCTGTGCCCGGAGCTCTCCCTCGGCTGGTTTGAGGAAGGGCGGCTGGTGGCCTTCATCATCGGCTCCCTCTGGGACCAGGAGAGGCTCAGGCAG GAGGCCCTGACCCTGCACAAGCCACGGGGCACAGCTGTGCACATCCACGTGCTGGCCGTGCACCGCACCTTccggcagcagggcaagggctcCATCCTGATGTGGAGGTACCTGCAGTACCTGCGCTGCCTGCCCTGCGCCCGCCGCGCCCTGCTCATGTGCGAAGACTTCCTGGTGCCCTTCTACCAGAAGTGTGGTTTCGAGGTGCTGGGGCCCTGCCAGGTGACGGTGGGGGGCATGGCCTTCGTGGAGATGCAGCACTCGGTGAGGGGACACGCCTTCATGCGCAGGAACAGCGGCTGCTGA